The nucleotide window GAAATACTTGTTTGGATGTCATTTTTTCTGTTATTCATAAATAAATTATGGTCTAATTTTAATGTTACCTTATCGGTATTCAAATAACGAATGGCAGACTCTGAAGCAAATGCAAAAATATTGTGATGAATATTAAAATCAGCTTTTTCTTTTATCCAAACAGCACATCCGAGATTATCATTTAAAAAATTTGTTCCGAATATGAACGAAAATGTATTATTTGAAATTTCAATATCTTTATAATCTTGATTAGGACTTGTAAGAACGCTGCCTTCAATACCTGTTTGGCTACAGTTGACAAATACATTATTATCAATCAATATTTTTCCTTTCATATTCATTCTTTGCATAACAAATATACCTCCGTAACTGATATTTGAAAAAACATTATTACGAATTATGCAGTCATTTCCGGCAATTTTAATTGCTGATCGCTTAGGTGTACCGCCTTGATTTGTAAGTGTTAAGTAACCGGTTTCTAAACCTTCGGGTATTTTATTATTATAATTATTATGTTTACTCATATCAATAATAAACCCGTCGATTACTACACTGTTGGTTTCTTTAATATAAAAGATGCTTTGCACTCCCGATGAGGCTTTGTTTTTAATAGTCTGTATAACAGTTGGTGTTGCAAGCGGGTCTCTTTTACTGAAGTCTGCATTAAAACCTCCGTATAATTCTACGGGCTTTGTAATTTCAAAATACCCGACTTCGAAAGTTCCTGAATAAACCCCTTCTGCAACATAAATTTTATCATAAGGTTCTGCTGTTTTTATAGCCTTATCTAAATTTTTTAACGGAGATTCTTTTGTCCCCGGATTTTTGTTACTTCCTGTTTTGGTAACATAGATTATTTTTCCTGTCGGTTTAACTGTCTTTTCATCATTTTTTCCTCCTGTTTTTACAGTAGTTTCGTCTTTTTTTACTTCATTTTCAAAAGTTGTAGATTCCTCGTTCTTAACAGGATTAATTTTATTCTTTACATTCTTTTTAGTAATTTTTTTTAAATTACTGATATTTTGACTGTAAGTTTGATTTTGTATAAAGGAAAAACATAAAAAACAAGCAATTAATAAGATAATGTTTCGATTTTTCATAATTCTTAATTTTAGTTAATTAATAAATTTTCTATTTTTTTATAATTTTAAATGATTTCAAAATTTTATTTTGTGTATCTGAAATTGTCAGAAAATAAATTCCTTTTGCATAACCCGCAAGATTTATTCTGTTGTTTGTTTCTGTTAAATCATTTTCAAATAAAGTTCTGCCTGTCATGCTGATTAATGTCAGCTTATAACTTTCCGATTGTTCGGGTAATTTAACAGTTATAAAATCGCTTACAGGATTAGGATATACTGTAATTCCCGATGTTTCGGCAATATTATAAACCGGACACGGATTTGCAAGATTAAACAAAGCATTAATCTCTAAAGGATCTACATATCTGTTATAAATTCTAATATCATCAATCCTTCCGCTAAACTTAGATGTTTCGTTCGAACCAATTCCAAATACAGCGTTTCCGTTTTTATATTGGAGATTAGTAATTGTACCTGAATATGTTCCCGGTACTTCCTGATTATCCACATAGATTACTGTATTTTCAGAATCAAGTAATCCAACTACCACATGATGCCATGAATCTGCTTCTGTTACATTATATATTGTAGTCTTTTCATAATAATCATTGATTGTGTTACCTATAGAATTACCACAAGCTGCAGATATTTTTCCGTCTGTTGTTTTTAAAATAATACCTGAAAAAACAGAGGTATTATCCCAAACATCATTTCTAAATATAACTTGTTCGCCGTTAGTATCATACTGATTAATCCATGTACTGACGAAAATTGGGAAATTTTCAGGTTTTAAATCATTTCCCAAATCAATATAGTTAGTTTCTGAAGAATTAAAATAATATGCGTTTTCGGAATTTTCAAATCGGTCATTTGCTAATACAGCCCCATGCACATTGCCGTCATAACCATTACCGGTTATATCATCAGCATTACCTGTAAAATCGTATTCAGCTAATATTTCATTATCAATGTCAATATCAAAGCTTTGATTTACCAAATAATCAATTTCTTCAATTGTTAACTCACGATTATAAATTCTAATTTCATCTATTCGCCCTTTTAGACCACTTGTACTGTTATAAGTTGAATTCCAGTCTCCAAAACCAATCGGGTAGTTTTTATATCTTGGAATTTGTGTATAAGTAACTGTATCTGCTACTCCGTTAAGAATAATAATGTTTTTATTTATTTCACGATTTTGGATGCATATAACATGATTCCAATCACAAGATTTAATTTTGTCGGAAGTATATGTGTTTGGTTCATCAGGAGCATCTGATGCAATAAAAAATCTTAATGTTGAATCGGATTGTAAAATACAGCCTAAATTGGTTAATGTAGCTCCTGACCCACCTTGTCTGCTGCCAAACAGGATTTGATTGCCATAATTATTTCCGTAAAACCAAAATGAAATTGCTAAATGATTTCCCCAGTTTCCAATTGTCGGAACTTCAACCTGATTTGTTCCGCCGGTTGCATAACACAAATTACTAATTCCGTTTCTGTGTGCAAATGTACTGTCTGTTACAGTAGCATCAATATTATTTCCGCTTGTATCTTCAACATTACCGTCTAAATTGTAGTATCGTAATAAATCTTCATCGGGATCATGGATATTGATGGTGCTTTTTGTAAATACAGTACCGAGTTTGTATTCTCCGTCGTGACTTGTTATGCCCCAAAGTTCGAGCCGGGCATTGCTTGTTGTACTTAGCAT belongs to Bacteroidales bacterium and includes:
- a CDS encoding DUF1565 domain-containing protein, with protein sequence MKNRNIILLIACFLCFSFIQNQTYSQNISNLKKITKKNVKNKINPVKNEESTTFENEVKKDETTVKTGGKNDEKTVKPTGKIIYVTKTGSNKNPGTKESPLKNLDKAIKTAEPYDKIYVAEGVYSGTFEVGYFEITKPVELYGGFNADFSKRDPLATPTVIQTIKNKASSGVQSIFYIKETNSVVIDGFIIDMSKHNNYNNKIPEGLETGYLTLTNQGGTPKRSAIKIAGNDCIIRNNVFSNISYGGIFVMQRMNMKGKILIDNNVFVNCSQTGIEGSVLTSPNQDYKDIEISNNTFSFIFGTNFLNDNLGCAVWIKEKADFNIHHNIFAFASESAIRYLNTDKVTLKLDHNLFMNNRKNDIQTSISNKRVFISVEEFEDADFVESLEGNKRITKKLPINPDYTREFINMASEISMQYDPNTDWNQVRSILGLPTQASGTVRITFFANKYPWEESKKLFGAVSGFGAQVPIID
- a CDS encoding T9SS type A sorting domain-containing protein — translated: MKTITLIFTAALIMLSTTSNARLELWGITSHDGEYKLGTVFTKSTINIHDPDEDLLRYYNLDGNVEDTSGNNIDATVTDSTFAHRNGISNLCYATGGTNQVEVPTIGNWGNHLAISFWFYGNNYGNQILFGSRQGGSGATLTNLGCILQSDSTLRFFIASDAPDEPNTYTSDKIKSCDWNHVICIQNREINKNIIILNGVADTVTYTQIPRYKNYPIGFGDWNSTYNSTSGLKGRIDEIRIYNRELTIEEIDYLVNQSFDIDIDNEILAEYDFTGNADDITGNGYDGNVHGAVLANDRFENSENAYYFNSSETNYIDLGNDLKPENFPIFVSTWINQYDTNGEQVIFRNDVWDNTSVFSGIILKTTDGKISAACGNSIGNTINDYYEKTTIYNVTEADSWHHVVVGLLDSENTVIYVDNQEVPGTYSGTITNLQYKNGNAVFGIGSNETSKFSGRIDDIRIYNRYVDPLEINALFNLANPCPVYNIAETSGITVYPNPVSDFITVKLPEQSESYKLTLISMTGRTLFENDLTETNNRINLAGYAKGIYFLTISDTQNKILKSFKIIKK